In the Oscarella lobularis chromosome 14, ooOscLobu1.1, whole genome shotgun sequence genome, one interval contains:
- the LOC136195118 gene encoding uncharacterized protein, translated as MTSSPFCNGSERTNTSGTGFADYNHFLRLFLPYLLVASCSFVCLCNAVFLFKLKACKSGLKANRFDVYFILLSLVEWVNSFLTAFFAGLAIGNADSVTTRDAVSLFLFARLLTLIQFTPFLLIRFYSSKFPSQSKFALAFPLFPANSLSTKTFWIWWTLSLLFGMSAEVLVPILGNNAYYSCFYVINDWPRYVLLGVSYSMIGFYSLLLLYIMNAQRQTTELSKNEDVPHSDDCLLDVEEEGLDWFASEWRQTRVFLVLILSIIVTLLPFLIILTVLDDAKIETHETIELIGIIIAILGYVAQPLLYATTSRYAKACKKYTVDHLESCFESAESEPLLS; from the exons atgacgtcttctCCTTTCTGCAACGGATCGGAGCGGACAAACACGAGTGGTACAGGTTTCGCCGATTACAATCATttccttcgtctttttctgcCGTATCTCCTAGTCGCTAGTTGCTCTTTCGTGTGTCTGTGCAATGccgttttccttttcaagCTAAAAGCTTGCAAAAGCGGCCTCAAAGCGAACAGATTTGATGTCTATTTTATTCTCCTATCATTGGTCGAATGGGttaattcttttcttacgGCATTTTTTGCGGGATTAGCGATAGGCAACGCCGACAGTGTGACCACTCGCGACGCTGTTTCTCTGTTTTTGTTCGCTCGCCTTTTGACTCTAATTCAGTTCACCCCGTTTTTATTGATTCGTTTTTACTCGTCGAAGTTTCCGTCGCAGTCGAAGTTTGCTCTCGCTTTTCCGCTTTTTCCGGCAAATTCCCTGTCAACGAAAACTTTTTGGATTTGGTGGACTCTTTCACTTCTGTTTGGAATGTCGGCGGAAGTATTGGTGCCAATTTTGGGCAACAATGCGTACTACTCCTGCTTTTATGTTATAAATGATTG gccAAGATACGTTTTACTAGGTGTAAGCTACTCCATGATCGGCTTTTACTCACTTTTGTTGTTGTACATTATGAACGCTCAAAGACAAACTACTGAACTCTCAAAAAATGAAGATGTACCTCACTCAGACGATTGTTTGTTAGATGTAGAAGAAGAGGGCTTGGATTGGTTTGCCAGTGAATGGAGACAGACTCGCGTTTTCCTCGTATTAATACTCAGTATAATCGTGACTTTGCTTCCTTTTCTG ATTATTTTAACTGTTTTAGACgacgcgaaaatcgaaactCACGAAACAATTGAACTAATTGGAATTATTATTGCTATTTTGGGATACGTTGCTCAGCCGCTGCTCTACGCCACCACCTCACGATATGCCAAAGCATGCAAAAAGTACACTGTTGATCATTTAGAGAGCTGCTTTGAAT CTGCCGAAAGTGAACCTT